One Desulfovibrio fairfieldensis genomic window carries:
- the ahpC gene encoding alkyl hydroperoxide reductase subunit C: MESLINKKVEPFTVQAFHNGELKDVSDTDLQGHWSVIFFYPADFTFVCPTELEDLSDHYDQFRKLNCEIYSVSTDSAYVHKAWADASKSIAKIRYPMLSDSATWLSRFFGVYIEETGQALRGTFIINPQGEIKAYEVHDLGIGRNADELVRKLEAAQFVAEHGDQVCPAKWKPGAATLKPGLDLVGKL, encoded by the coding sequence ATGGAAAGTCTGATTAATAAGAAAGTGGAACCCTTCACCGTCCAGGCCTTTCACAACGGCGAGTTGAAGGATGTCAGCGATACGGATCTGCAGGGGCATTGGTCGGTCATTTTCTTCTATCCGGCGGACTTCACTTTTGTCTGCCCCACGGAACTGGAAGACCTTTCCGACCATTACGACCAGTTCCGGAAACTGAATTGCGAAATTTACTCCGTGTCCACGGACAGTGCCTATGTGCACAAAGCCTGGGCCGACGCCTCCAAAAGCATCGCCAAGATCCGCTATCCCATGCTTTCGGACAGCGCCACCTGGCTTTCCCGCTTTTTCGGGGTTTACATTGAAGAGACAGGCCAGGCCCTGCGCGGCACTTTCATCATCAACCCCCAGGGCGAAATCAAAGCCTATGAGGTGCATGACCTGGGCATCGGCCGCAATGCCGACGAACTGGTGCGCAAGCTGGAAGCCGCGCAATTCGTCGCCGAGCACGGCGACCAGGTCTGCCCGGCCAAGTGGAAGCCCGGCGCGGCGACCTTGAAGCCCGGTCTGGATCTGGTGGGCAAACTGTAG
- a CDS encoding EamA family transporter, translating to MRLSPLSLKILLNLFLVYISWGSTYIGFEFTLEVLGPFLACGSRMFLAGMLLCAAIACTGRWQRPSRADWRHACWLAVFMVLMASGFLGKGQEYISSGVAAVVTGSTPISMLVGAWLFGGEQRPSAMQWLGLAGGLCGLALLGFSQAGSGAEQSSLGGIFWVFGATLGWVTGSLLTRRFPLSTRLSALQSCGLLLLIGGLESLLLGFACGEAAMTRWENLRPEVVLAFAWMTIGGSIIAYSSYFWLLAHVSIATAVSYEYVVPVIGIFLGWWLGGETISGRMILACCLTVGSVFFVLWHKHNK from the coding sequence GTGCGCCTTTCCCCTCTGAGTCTGAAAATTCTGCTCAACCTCTTTCTGGTTTATATTTCCTGGGGTTCCACCTATATCGGCTTTGAATTCACCCTGGAAGTGCTGGGACCTTTTCTGGCCTGCGGTTCGCGCATGTTTCTGGCCGGGATGCTGCTCTGCGCGGCCATCGCCTGCACGGGCCGCTGGCAACGCCCCTCGCGCGCCGACTGGCGGCACGCCTGCTGGCTTGCCGTGTTCATGGTCTTGATGGCCAGCGGCTTTCTGGGCAAGGGGCAGGAGTACATTTCTTCCGGCGTGGCCGCCGTGGTTACCGGTTCCACGCCTATTTCCATGCTGGTGGGAGCCTGGCTGTTCGGCGGCGAGCAGCGCCCTTCGGCCATGCAGTGGCTGGGACTGGCCGGTGGCCTGTGCGGCCTGGCTCTGCTGGGCTTCAGCCAGGCCGGTTCCGGCGCGGAGCAGAGCAGCCTGGGCGGCATTTTCTGGGTTTTCGGGGCTACCTTGGGCTGGGTGACCGGTTCTCTGCTGACACGGCGTTTTCCCCTGTCCACCCGGCTTTCGGCCTTGCAGTCCTGCGGCCTGCTGCTGCTTATCGGCGGCCTGGAAAGCCTGCTGCTGGGCTTTGCCTGCGGCGAGGCGGCCATGACCCGTTGGGAAAACCTGCGGCCCGAAGTTGTGCTGGCCTTCGCCTGGATGACCATCGGCGGCTCCATCATCGCCTATTCCAGCTATTTCTGGCTGCTGGCCCATGTTTCCATCGCCACTGCCGTCTCCTATGAGTATGTGGTGCCGGTCATCGGCATTTTTCTCGGCTGGTGGCTGGGCGGAGAAACTATTTCAGGCCGTATGATCCTGGCCTGTTGCCTGACAGTGGGCTCGGTTTTTTTCGTGCTTTGGCACAAGCATAATAAATAG
- the thiC gene encoding phosphomethylpyrimidine synthase ThiC, with product MSSSLCSKNAALRGLLDRHLAALAQEEGLAPEAITSALEEGSMVLLGNPAHEGLRPILVGQPSRIKVNANLGTSPLCNCPETENRKIKAALDAGADTVMDLSIAGDLDAIRAGMLKACPLPLGTVPMYAVGQQILDAERDISSMKPDDLFAEIEKQARQGVDFVTVHCGLSRRGAELAVKDNRVLGIVSRGGSMLARWMLENGRENPLLEYFDRLLDICLPYNVTLSLGDGLRPGAGVDAGDAAQWEEVINLGQLAKYALEKGVQCMIEGPGHVPLNQVRTQIQGIKRLTNNAPLYVLGPLCCDSAPGYDHIAGAIGGALGVEAGVDFLCYLTPAEHLTLPDVDDVRAGVMASRVAAHVGEVALGRPRAVEREAAMNAARKALDWEGMSRAALDPDQLAKRREAHKSEEVCAMCGKFCSVKMLRGH from the coding sequence ATGTCATCTTCGCTCTGCTCGAAAAACGCCGCCCTGCGCGGCCTGCTCGACCGGCATTTGGCCGCCCTGGCCCAGGAGGAGGGCCTGGCCCCCGAAGCCATCACCAGCGCCCTGGAAGAGGGCAGCATGGTGCTTCTGGGCAACCCGGCCCATGAGGGACTCAGGCCCATCCTGGTGGGCCAGCCCTCCCGGATCAAGGTCAACGCCAACCTCGGCACGTCGCCGCTCTGCAACTGCCCGGAAACCGAAAACCGCAAAATCAAAGCCGCCCTGGACGCCGGGGCCGACACGGTCATGGACCTGTCCATTGCCGGAGACCTGGACGCCATCCGCGCGGGCATGCTCAAGGCCTGCCCCCTGCCCCTGGGCACGGTGCCCATGTATGCCGTGGGCCAGCAGATTCTGGACGCCGAGCGCGACATCAGCAGCATGAAGCCGGACGACCTGTTCGCTGAGATCGAAAAACAGGCCCGCCAGGGCGTGGATTTCGTCACCGTGCACTGCGGACTTTCCCGGCGCGGCGCGGAACTGGCCGTCAAGGACAACCGTGTGCTGGGCATTGTTTCGCGCGGCGGCTCCATGCTGGCCCGCTGGATGCTGGAAAATGGCCGTGAAAATCCGCTGCTGGAATATTTCGACCGCCTGCTGGACATCTGCCTGCCCTACAACGTCACACTGTCCCTGGGCGACGGCCTGCGCCCCGGCGCGGGCGTGGACGCCGGCGACGCCGCCCAGTGGGAAGAAGTGATCAACCTGGGGCAACTCGCCAAATACGCCTTGGAAAAGGGCGTGCAGTGCATGATCGAAGGTCCGGGCCACGTGCCGCTGAACCAGGTGCGCACCCAGATCCAGGGCATCAAGCGCCTGACCAACAACGCGCCCCTCTATGTGCTGGGGCCGCTGTGCTGCGACAGCGCGCCCGGCTATGACCACATCGCCGGGGCCATCGGCGGCGCTCTGGGCGTGGAAGCCGGTGTGGACTTTCTCTGCTATCTGACCCCGGCCGAGCATTTGACGCTGCCGGACGTGGACGACGTGCGCGCCGGGGTGATGGCCTCGCGCGTGGCCGCCCATGTGGGCGAAGTGGCCCTGGGCCGCCCCAGGGCCGTCGAACGCGAAGCCGCCATGAACGCGGCCCGCAAGGCTCTGGACTGGGAAGGCATGTCCAGGGCGGCCCTGGACCCGGACCAGCTCGCCAAACGCCGCGAGGCCCACAAGAGCGAGGAAGTCTGCGCCATGTGCGGGAAGTTCTGCTCGGTGAAGATGCTGCGCGGCCATTAG
- a CDS encoding response regulator: MAVTSPGKTCIQMERRRVLLGASLLCLGILVLSAFSCWSFSSLLASQTSDHAVKLARLSISKDLALRAWVADLGGLYAPVTPGTPPNPWLAPENRDFTLSNGMAVTRINPAYAFRLVQERWMKASTGQGRLVSLRPIRPANQADPWEAAALEELIRNGGEEKLGRDDTGGQQRVRLIHVLRAEKSCLTCHAVQGYREGEVIGGLSVSPPLAEMARMQEALSGKITLLHVLFALFCILGVAWFCMRLLRRVDQRNAARDALQHLADSLERRVEERTRQLRASQAHSLRLLNATSDGIIGTDRDGAISFANSAAQAMLGYAENELIGRNLHETLHPILPDGSLNPKESCTLCRARLGSESMRFSLKSFLHKNGSIVLVDGSIAPILEDGAATGSILAFHDVGAAYKTELWQRLIFDSAGETFFIWDENHKLRDCNAAAVKWLGVGSKEEALARIKELQPPLQEDGTPTARALARVFSLCDRKGMVHACWMFRHADGSPLPCEGVMVRLTSSLGRGYFASVHDLREIRAYEATLQNERRLLSDVVEAAPSAMLICTGEGKARMLNPSAARLTGLAAGENCSGIWADYQGYLDLCAGAEQGLPAVNVPMAVRRLDAPDGPCRETLAGISTINYRGNPAQLIWLQDITELRAARLAAEASTRAKSDFLARMSHEIRTPMNAILGMTHLLLQTRVDERQRHYLESTRQAARNLLGLLNDILDFSKIEAGRMTMENAPFLLSEVLENLADLLVFSAAEKGLELLFYVGPDVPYALVGDRLRFSQVLTNLANNALKFTHQGSVTLSVYLESKDAHQARLRVEVRDTGIGLTREQAGTLFQAFQQVDTSTTRRYGGTGLGLAICERLVGMMDGRIRVESEPGKGSVFVFTAVLGLGDGAPVDAAPREFRGRRVLLASGSPACRDVLARLLDDLRMTVRTVDSGTAALEAARAALAEGAPFDLALVDHYLPGAGGLDCAAALGRLSNGLLPRLLLVPASYMDQYHDAPGLDAGTRILPKPVWRASLRNAVVAALGLDLPPIPLRGSMERDEPDDTRAVAGGRVLLAEDNEINQEVALNLLESLGMRVALAKDGAEAVELCRGQSFDLIFMDIQMPIMDGLTATRKIRALPGIGPSEPPIIAMTAHAMSGDREKSLEAGMNDHITKPIDPRTLRRKLCAWLARKTA; the protein is encoded by the coding sequence ATGGCCGTTACTTCCCCGGGCAAGACATGCATACAGATGGAACGCCGCCGTGTCCTGCTGGGCGCGAGCCTTCTCTGCCTGGGCATTCTGGTCCTGTCCGCCTTTTCCTGCTGGAGTTTTTCCAGCCTGCTCGCAAGCCAGACCAGCGACCACGCGGTCAAGCTCGCCCGTTTGTCCATCAGCAAGGATCTGGCCCTGCGCGCCTGGGTGGCCGATCTCGGCGGGCTTTACGCGCCGGTGACCCCGGGCACGCCCCCCAATCCCTGGCTGGCCCCTGAAAACCGCGATTTCACCCTGAGCAACGGCATGGCCGTCACCCGCATCAACCCGGCCTATGCCTTCCGCCTGGTGCAGGAACGCTGGATGAAGGCCTCCACCGGCCAGGGACGGCTGGTGAGCCTCAGGCCCATCAGGCCCGCGAATCAGGCCGACCCGTGGGAAGCCGCCGCCCTGGAGGAATTGATCCGCAACGGCGGCGAGGAAAAGCTCGGCCGGGACGATACGGGCGGGCAACAGCGCGTCCGCCTGATCCATGTCCTGCGGGCCGAAAAGAGTTGTCTGACCTGCCATGCGGTTCAGGGATACAGGGAAGGCGAGGTGATCGGCGGGCTCAGCGTCAGTCCGCCGCTGGCGGAAATGGCCCGGATGCAAGAGGCGCTGAGCGGCAAAATCACCCTGCTGCACGTTCTCTTCGCTCTGTTCTGCATTCTGGGCGTGGCCTGGTTCTGCATGCGGCTGCTGCGGCGCGTTGACCAGCGCAACGCCGCGCGCGACGCGCTCCAGCATCTGGCCGACAGCCTGGAACGACGCGTGGAGGAACGCACCCGCCAGTTGAGAGCCTCCCAGGCGCACAGCCTGCGCCTGCTCAACGCTACCAGCGACGGCATCATCGGCACGGACAGGGACGGCGCCATCAGTTTTGCCAACAGCGCCGCCCAGGCCATGCTGGGCTATGCGGAAAACGAGCTGATCGGCAGAAACCTGCATGAAACCCTGCATCCCATCCTCCCTGACGGCTCGCTCAATCCCAAGGAGAGCTGCACGCTCTGCCGGGCGCGGCTGGGGTCGGAGAGCATGCGTTTCAGCCTGAAATCCTTTCTGCACAAAAACGGCTCCATCGTGCTGGTGGACGGCAGCATCGCCCCCATTCTGGAAGACGGCGCGGCCACGGGCTCCATTCTGGCTTTTCACGATGTGGGCGCCGCCTACAAAACCGAACTCTGGCAGCGCCTCATTTTCGACAGCGCCGGGGAGACGTTCTTCATCTGGGATGAAAACCACAAGCTCCGGGACTGCAACGCGGCCGCGGTCAAGTGGCTGGGCGTGGGCTCCAAGGAGGAGGCGCTGGCGCGCATCAAGGAACTGCAGCCGCCCCTGCAGGAGGACGGCACGCCCACCGCCCGGGCCCTGGCGCGTGTTTTCTCTCTCTGCGATCGAAAAGGCATGGTGCACGCATGCTGGATGTTCCGCCACGCCGACGGCAGCCCGCTGCCCTGCGAAGGGGTGATGGTGCGGCTGACCTCATCCCTGGGCCGGGGCTACTTCGCCTCGGTGCACGACCTGCGGGAAATCCGCGCCTATGAGGCGACGCTGCAAAACGAGCGCCGCCTCTTGAGCGACGTGGTAGAGGCCGCGCCCTCGGCCATGCTGATCTGTACCGGCGAGGGCAAGGCGCGCATGCTCAACCCTTCGGCCGCGCGCCTGACAGGCTTGGCCGCGGGGGAAAACTGCTCGGGCATCTGGGCGGATTATCAGGGCTATCTCGATCTCTGCGCCGGAGCAGAGCAAGGCCTCCCGGCGGTCAACGTTCCCATGGCCGTCCGGCGGCTGGACGCTCCGGACGGCCCGTGCCGGGAAACCCTCGCCGGCATCAGCACCATCAATTACCGGGGCAATCCGGCTCAGCTGATCTGGCTTCAAGACATCACCGAACTCAGGGCCGCGCGCTTGGCGGCGGAGGCCTCCACCCGCGCCAAAAGCGACTTTCTGGCGCGCATGAGCCACGAAATCCGCACGCCCATGAACGCCATTCTGGGCATGACCCACCTGCTGCTCCAGACCCGCGTGGACGAACGCCAGCGCCACTATCTGGAAAGCACCCGGCAAGCCGCGCGCAATCTGCTGGGCCTGCTCAACGACATTCTCGACTTTTCCAAAATCGAAGCCGGGCGCATGACCATGGAAAACGCGCCTTTTCTCCTTTCGGAAGTGTTGGAAAATCTTGCGGACCTGCTCGTTTTCAGCGCCGCGGAGAAGGGCCTTGAGCTGCTCTTCTACGTGGGGCCGGACGTGCCCTACGCTCTGGTGGGCGACAGGCTGCGCTTTTCGCAGGTGCTGACCAATCTCGCCAACAACGCCCTCAAATTCACCCATCAGGGCTCCGTGACCCTCAGCGTATACCTGGAGTCCAAAGACGCGCATCAGGCGCGCCTGCGGGTGGAGGTGCGCGACACGGGCATCGGCCTGACCAGGGAACAGGCCGGCACGCTGTTCCAAGCCTTCCAGCAGGTGGACACCTCCACTACCCGACGTTACGGCGGCACCGGCCTGGGGCTCGCCATCTGCGAGCGTCTGGTGGGCATGATGGACGGCCGGATCCGGGTGGAGAGCGAGCCGGGCAAGGGCAGCGTCTTTGTCTTTACCGCCGTTCTGGGCCTCGGCGACGGCGCGCCCGTGGACGCCGCCCCGAGGGAATTTCGCGGCAGGCGCGTGCTGCTGGCCTCAGGTTCCCCCGCATGCCGCGACGTGCTGGCGCGCCTGCTGGACGACCTGCGCATGACGGTGCGCACCGTGGATTCCGGCACGGCGGCCCTGGAGGCGGCGCGCGCGGCCCTGGCGGAGGGCGCGCCCTTCGACCTGGCCCTGGTGGACCATTATCTGCCGGGAGCGGGCGGCCTGGACTGCGCGGCAGCTCTGGGGCGGCTCAGCAACGGCCTTCTGCCCAGGCTGCTGCTGGTTCCGGCTTCCTATATGGATCAGTACCACGACGCACCCGGCCTGGACGCCGGGACGCGCATCCTGCCCAAGCCCGTCTGGCGGGCCTCGTTGCGCAATGCCGTCGTGGCGGCCCTGGGCCTTGACCTGCCTCCCATCCCCCTGCGCGGGAGCATGGAGCGGGACGAACCCGACGATACGCGCGCCGTGGCGGGCGGGCGCGTCCTTCTGGCCGAGGACAATGAAATCAACCAGGAAGTGGCCCTCAATCTCTTGGAAAGCCTGGGCATGCGGGTCGCCCTCGCCAAGGACGGGGCCGAGGCCGTGGAGCTCTGCCGAGGACAGTCCTTTGACCTGATATTCATGGACATTCAGATGCCCATCATGGACGGACTGACCGCCACCCGCAAAATCCGCGCGCTGCCGGGAATAGGACCGTCCGAGCCGCCGATTATCGCCATGACGGCCCATGCCATGAGCGGCGACCGTGAAAAAAGCCTGGAAGCGGGCATGAACGACCATATCACCAAGCCCATTGATCCCCGGACTCTCAGACGGAAACTGTGTGCCTGGCTGGCGCGCAAGACAGCGTAG
- a CDS encoding Dabb family protein produces MIRHIVWWTLQDEADGHTAAENARRIKEASAPLSGIPSVRSVEVSYEIQPTSTVPVQVVLQSLHDDMDGLKAYAEHPVHLEFGRLVKAVSASRQALDYAV; encoded by the coding sequence ATGATCCGGCATATCGTCTGGTGGACGCTTCAGGACGAGGCGGACGGGCATACGGCGGCGGAAAACGCCCGGCGCATCAAAGAGGCCTCGGCCCCGCTCAGCGGCATCCCCTCGGTGCGTTCCGTGGAGGTTTCCTATGAAATTCAGCCCACGAGCACAGTGCCCGTGCAGGTGGTGCTGCAATCTCTGCATGACGACATGGACGGGCTGAAGGCCTATGCCGAGCATCCCGTCCATCTGGAGTTCGGCAGGCTGGTCAAGGCCGTCAGCGCCTCGCGCCAGGCGCTGGATTACGCCGTGTAA
- a CDS encoding Fur family transcriptional regulator yields MSKQNNASLADFLDFMSRKGLNTTSQRRVIAEAFFELPGHHSLEEFYQYILRRDPGIGQTTVYRTLKLLCDAGLATEIHFSDGITRYEVARPDSHHDHIVCLSCGKIVEICDQRIEKLQRELAEKHGFSLNGHVHNLYGLCADCRAAESKD; encoded by the coding sequence ATGTCCAAACAAAACAACGCGTCCCTGGCGGACTTCCTGGACTTCATGAGCCGCAAGGGGCTGAACACCACATCCCAGCGACGCGTCATTGCCGAAGCGTTTTTTGAACTCCCCGGCCACCATTCGCTGGAAGAGTTCTATCAATATATTCTGAGGCGCGATCCGGGCATCGGACAGACCACGGTCTACCGTACGCTCAAGTTGCTCTGCGACGCCGGGCTGGCCACGGAAATCCATTTCAGCGACGGCATCACCCGCTATGAAGTGGCCCGGCCCGACAGCCACCACGACCACATTGTCTGCCTCTCCTGCGGCAAAATCGTGGAAATCTGCGATCAGCGCATTGAAAAACTGCAGCGCGAACTGGCGGAAAAGCACGGGTTCAGCCTGAACGGCCATGTGCATAATCTCTATGGCCTGTGCGCGGACTGCCGCGCCGCTGAAAGCAAGGACTGA